From Methylocystis sp. ATCC 49242, one genomic window encodes:
- a CDS encoding copper chaperone PCu(A)C produces MMIKRRDLLASGGSLLAGAALGVVALRGSAQAHEYDVGKLKVEHPWLRAPADGEKNASFYAFIHNNGDTPDKLVAVKVEKFGSAVIHGDAKNLALEAPVLLPPKQKITLAPGGAYVALLDAKKHLEVGWGLEMTLVFEKAGEVVIDAAIDAPDAKHAHDAEAMERWEKAHNKDTSGPKPEAGHEGHHGHQHHHEEKKTEGAQ; encoded by the coding sequence ATGATGATCAAGCGGCGTGATCTTTTGGCGTCGGGGGGCTCTTTGCTCGCGGGCGCGGCTCTCGGAGTCGTTGCGCTGCGGGGTTCAGCGCAGGCGCATGAATATGACGTGGGCAAGCTGAAGGTGGAGCATCCCTGGCTCCGCGCCCCCGCGGACGGCGAGAAGAACGCGTCTTTCTACGCCTTCATTCACAACAACGGCGACACCCCGGACAAGCTCGTCGCAGTCAAGGTCGAGAAATTCGGCAGCGCCGTCATTCATGGCGACGCCAAGAATCTCGCGCTGGAAGCGCCGGTGTTGCTGCCGCCCAAGCAGAAGATCACGCTTGCGCCCGGCGGCGCCTATGTCGCGCTGCTCGACGCCAAGAAGCATCTCGAAGTCGGCTGGGGCCTCGAGATGACGCTCGTCTTCGAGAAGGCGGGCGAAGTTGTGATCGACGCCGCGATCGACGCGCCCGACGCCAAGCACGCGCATGACGCCGAAGCGATGGAGCGTTGGGAAAAAGCCCACAACAAGGACACCTCCGGGCCGAAGCCGGAAGCCGGGCACGAGGGCCATCACGGCCACCAGCACCATCATGAGGAGAAGAAGACCGAAGGCGCGCAATAA
- a CDS encoding phosphatase PAP2 family protein produces the protein MSARLLTYADYWRLGVIFGCVALFELFSPFTALRVDWSTLIPVYLMAGALTGVGVVYRLLGRDEGIAATVFVVAQIVVYSNVAVLDNYLGLELRRPLNDAFLARVDQAMGIDWWGYVVWAKSSPLFGRMLTFAYLTSLPQVAAAIIVLGFTKRFERLDRFTLAFMFSSALTIALWTAFPSFGALPLHYAQGLADPTFELAMSKEEALKLLALHVGPTPTLRMEDFTGLIGCPSFHTALAILSVYALWGTPFFGKLAIMLNILVLMSIPADGGHHFADVAVGAAITVLALRLADFALRRKSIVEIAASTSASELTGRVTA, from the coding sequence ATGTCTGCTCGACTGCTGACCTACGCGGATTACTGGCGTCTCGGCGTCATTTTCGGCTGCGTGGCGCTTTTCGAACTTTTCTCGCCCTTCACGGCGCTGCGAGTGGACTGGAGCACGCTCATCCCCGTCTATCTGATGGCCGGCGCGCTCACCGGCGTCGGTGTCGTCTATCGCCTGCTGGGGCGCGATGAGGGCATAGCGGCGACTGTTTTCGTCGTCGCGCAGATCGTCGTCTATTCGAATGTCGCCGTTCTGGACAACTACCTCGGCCTCGAACTTCGTCGCCCGCTGAACGACGCCTTCCTCGCCCGGGTCGACCAGGCGATGGGAATCGACTGGTGGGGCTATGTCGTATGGGCGAAATCCAGTCCCCTCTTCGGCCGGATGCTGACCTTCGCCTATCTGACGTCGCTGCCGCAGGTGGCGGCAGCGATCATTGTTCTCGGCTTCACGAAACGATTCGAGCGCCTCGACCGGTTTACCCTCGCCTTCATGTTTTCCTCGGCGCTGACGATCGCCCTCTGGACGGCCTTCCCGAGCTTCGGCGCCTTGCCCTTGCATTACGCGCAGGGTCTTGCCGATCCGACGTTCGAACTGGCCATGTCGAAAGAGGAAGCGCTGAAACTGCTGGCGTTGCACGTCGGGCCGACGCCGACCCTGCGCATGGAGGACTTCACCGGCCTCATCGGCTGCCCGTCCTTTCACACGGCGTTAGCCATATTGTCGGTTTACGCGCTGTGGGGAACGCCGTTTTTCGGAAAGCTCGCGATCATGCTGAACATCCTTGTTTTGATGTCGATTCCAGCCGATGGCGGGCATCATTTCGCCGATGTCGCGGTCGGCGCCGCCATTACCGTCCTTGCCCTGCGCCTCGCCGATTTTGCACTGCGGAGAAAAAGCATCGTCGAAATCGCGGCTTCTACTTCGGCTTCCGAGCTAACTGGCCGTGTTACAGCATAG